One window from the genome of Sardina pilchardus chromosome 12, fSarPil1.1, whole genome shotgun sequence encodes:
- the LOC134097597 gene encoding transcriptional repressor protein YY1-like isoform X1 produces MASGETLYIETDGSEMPAEIVELHEIEVETIPVETIETTVVGGDDDDEHQPMIALQPLDSDDHHHQEVILVQTREEVVGGDDSDLRADDGYEDQILIPVPTPGAEEEYIGQTLVTVAGKSSIGRMKKGGGSSGKRAGKKSYLSAAEATGRKWEQKQVQIKTLEGEFSVTMWASDDKKDIDHETVVEEQIVGENSPPDYSEYMTGKKLPPGGIPGIDLSDPKQLAEFASPFNEVTSPHRSDPRWMKPRKVKEDDAPRTIACPHKGCTKMFRDNSAMRKHLHTHGPRVHVCAECGKAFVESSKLKRHQLVHTGEKPFQCTFEGCGKRFSLDFNLRTHVRIHTGDRPYVCPFDGCNKKFAQSTNLKSHILTHAKAKNNQ; encoded by the exons ATGGCATCCGGCGAAACGCTGTACATAGAAACGGATGGGTCGGAGATGCCGGCGGAGATAGTGGAACTTCACGAAATAGAAGTAGAAACGATTCCCGTGGAGACTATTGAGACTACAGTGGTCGGGGGAGACGATGATGACGAACACCAGCCTATGATCGCCCTGCAACCGCTTGATTCAGACGACCATCACCACCAAGAAGTGATCCTAGTCCAGACCCGAGAGGAGGTTGTCGGCGGGGACGACTCAGACCTCCGTGCAGACGATGGATATGAGGATCAAATCCTTATTCCCGTCCCCACTCCTGGGGCCGAGGAGGAATATATCGGTCAGACTCTGGTTACTGTTGCAGGGAAAAGCTCCATAGGGCGGATGAAGAAGGGGGGAGGCAGTAGTGGCAAGAGAGCGGGCAAAAAAAGCTATCTAAGCGCCGCAGAAGCTACCGGAAGAAAATGGGAGCAGAAGCAAGTCCAAATAAAGACACTGGAAGGAGAATTTTCTGTTACGATGTGGGCATCAG atgacaaaaaagacATAGACCATGAGACGGTGGTGGAGGAACAGATCGTTGGGGAGAATTCCCCTCCAGACTACTCGGAGTACATGACCGGGAAGAAGCTGCCCCCGGGCGGAATTCCCGGGATCGACCTCTCGGACCCCAAACAGCTAGCAGAGTTTGCAAG TCCCTTCAATGAGGTTACCAGCCCCCACAGGTCAGACCCACGCtg GATGAAGCCACGCAAGGTCAAAGAGGACGACGCGCCGCGGACAATAGCGTGCCCTCACAAG GGCTGTACGAAGATGTTCCGGGATAATTCGGCGATGCGGAAGCACCTGCACACCCACGGCCctcgtgtgcacgtgtgcgcggAGTGCGGCAAGGCCTTTGTGGAGAGCTCCAAACTCAAGAGACACCAGCTGGTACACACCGGGGAGAAACCTTtccag TGCACGTTTGAGGGCTGTGGGAAGCGCTTCTCTCTGGACTTTAACCTGCGGACGCACGTGCGCATACACACGGGGGACCGGCCCTACGTCTGCCCCTTCGACGGCTGCAACAAGAAGTTCGCCCAGTCCACCAACCTCAAGTCCCACATCCTCACACACGCCAAAGCCAAAAATAACCAATga
- the LOC134097597 gene encoding transcriptional repressor protein YY1-like isoform X2, whose protein sequence is MASGETLYIETDGSEMPAEIVELHEIEVETIPVETIETTVVGGDDDDEHQPMIALQPLDSDDHHHQEVILVQTREEVVGGDDSDLRADDGYEDQILIPVPTPGAEEEYIGQTLVTVAGKSSIGRMKKGGGSSGKRAGKKSYLSAAEATGRKWEQKQVQIKTLEGEFSVTMWASDDKKDIDHETVVEEQIVGENSPPDYSEYMTGKKLPPGGIPGIDLSDPKQLAEFARMKPRKVKEDDAPRTIACPHKGCTKMFRDNSAMRKHLHTHGPRVHVCAECGKAFVESSKLKRHQLVHTGEKPFQCTFEGCGKRFSLDFNLRTHVRIHTGDRPYVCPFDGCNKKFAQSTNLKSHILTHAKAKNNQ, encoded by the exons ATGGCATCCGGCGAAACGCTGTACATAGAAACGGATGGGTCGGAGATGCCGGCGGAGATAGTGGAACTTCACGAAATAGAAGTAGAAACGATTCCCGTGGAGACTATTGAGACTACAGTGGTCGGGGGAGACGATGATGACGAACACCAGCCTATGATCGCCCTGCAACCGCTTGATTCAGACGACCATCACCACCAAGAAGTGATCCTAGTCCAGACCCGAGAGGAGGTTGTCGGCGGGGACGACTCAGACCTCCGTGCAGACGATGGATATGAGGATCAAATCCTTATTCCCGTCCCCACTCCTGGGGCCGAGGAGGAATATATCGGTCAGACTCTGGTTACTGTTGCAGGGAAAAGCTCCATAGGGCGGATGAAGAAGGGGGGAGGCAGTAGTGGCAAGAGAGCGGGCAAAAAAAGCTATCTAAGCGCCGCAGAAGCTACCGGAAGAAAATGGGAGCAGAAGCAAGTCCAAATAAAGACACTGGAAGGAGAATTTTCTGTTACGATGTGGGCATCAG atgacaaaaaagacATAGACCATGAGACGGTGGTGGAGGAACAGATCGTTGGGGAGAATTCCCCTCCAGACTACTCGGAGTACATGACCGGGAAGAAGCTGCCCCCGGGCGGAATTCCCGGGATCGACCTCTCGGACCCCAAACAGCTAGCAGAGTTTGCAAG GATGAAGCCACGCAAGGTCAAAGAGGACGACGCGCCGCGGACAATAGCGTGCCCTCACAAG GGCTGTACGAAGATGTTCCGGGATAATTCGGCGATGCGGAAGCACCTGCACACCCACGGCCctcgtgtgcacgtgtgcgcggAGTGCGGCAAGGCCTTTGTGGAGAGCTCCAAACTCAAGAGACACCAGCTGGTACACACCGGGGAGAAACCTTtccag TGCACGTTTGAGGGCTGTGGGAAGCGCTTCTCTCTGGACTTTAACCTGCGGACGCACGTGCGCATACACACGGGGGACCGGCCCTACGTCTGCCCCTTCGACGGCTGCAACAAGAAGTTCGCCCAGTCCACCAACCTCAAGTCCCACATCCTCACACACGCCAAAGCCAAAAATAACCAATga